The following coding sequences lie in one Xylocopa sonorina isolate GNS202 chromosome 7, iyXylSono1_principal, whole genome shotgun sequence genomic window:
- the LOC143425725 gene encoding uncharacterized protein LOC143425725, with protein sequence MRIIHLGDHVTRARSLLDTALYFQSKTWEWQWITERLYQAALSAAELIEHDDFYMITLIRYLYGRFIFYELQNPNEALDYLRKARDGSVKKLWNASKLLGIEQKSIFKECNALLYKALLILARKKRSENAAFAVEACIEALNRATDAENTEYVNEAYYELGKCYVATNNIKSALKSFSKLLALAKRTLDVEGVCNAHMELAFAYKRLNDNDHTEIHLEMCRENAENFHLFEKLAAAHYHIGEHYLSQGKLYLSTSNLETALNLYNRLDLSREADRARCIAGISKGQERIEEYLDLLLQCGEHDKNATIKLCRWKSDREPFWSEEIHELKSDLEIRCETSNTFLSSSSFETRDDRAMSRP encoded by the exons ATGCGAATAATTCATTTAGGTGACCACGTAACGAGAGCGAGATCGCTGTTGGACACCGCTTTGTATTTTCAGTCAAAAACATGGGAATGGCAATGGATAACCGAGCGTCTCTACCAGGCGGCTCTTTCGGCTGCGGAACTGATCGAACACGACGATTTTTACATGATAACGCTGATACGTTACTTGTATGGTCGATTTATTTTTTACGAAT TACAGAATCCAAACGAAGCCTTGGATTATCTGAGAAAGGCGCGCGATGGTTCGGTGAAGAAATTGTGGAACGCATCGAAATTGCTGGGTATCGAACAGAAATCTATTTTCAAAGAGTGCAACGCACTTCTCTACAAAGCATTATTGATCCTCGCTCGCAAAAAACGCTCCGAGAATGCCGCTTTCGCGGTAGAGGCGTGTATCGAGGCTCTAAACAGAGCCACCGATG cTGAGAACACCGAATACGTAAACGAAGCCTATTACGAGCTCGGAAAATGTTACGTCGCGACGAATAACATTAAAAGCGCGTTGAAATCTTTCTCGAAGTTATTAGCACTAGCCAAGAGGACTTTGGACGTCGAAGGTGTCTGCAACGCGCACATGGAACTAGCTTTCGCGTACAAA CGATTGAACGACAACGATCATACGGAAATACATTTAGAGATGTGCCGTGAAAATGCTGAAAACTTTCACCTTTTCGAGAAGCTCGCGGCAGCGCATTATCACATTGGCGAGCATTACCTAAGTCAG GGAAAGCTGTACTTATCCACCAGCAATCTGGAAACAGCTTTGAACTTGTACAACAGGCTCGACTTGTCCCGCGAAGCTGATCGCGCGAGATGCATCGCAGGGATTTCTAAAG GACAAGAAAGAATTGAGGAATATCTCGATTTATTGTTACAATGCGGCGAACATGATAAAAACGCAACGATAAAACTTTGCCGATGGAAAAGTGATAGAGAGCCATTTTGGAGCGAAGAGATACACG AGTTGAAATCGGATTTGGAAATTCGGTGCGAAACTTCGAATACATTTTTATCGTCGTCGTCTTTTGAAACTCGCGACGATCGAGCGATGTCACGGCCTTAA